The following are encoded in a window of Impatiens glandulifera chromosome 5, dImpGla2.1, whole genome shotgun sequence genomic DNA:
- the LOC124938961 gene encoding uncharacterized protein LOC124938961 — protein MREFSKTIENLELVDLPLKGGQFTFRRGNRHGGNVQSRIDRFLVSNLIFHDVSNVFQKVLPWSCSNHRPILIEWREVVPTSRPFRFENKWLTRDDFISNVEGWWAREVVFGSPSSRLFIKLKNLRKMLKSWFVGDRALFRFKVEILSREILSIDSVEEVRDLSSTEISA, from the coding sequence ATGCGTGAGTTTTCTAAGACAATCGAAAATTTGGAGCTCGTTGATTTGCCTTTGAAAGGAGGGCAATTCACATTTAGAAGAGGTAACAGACACGGTGGGAATGTGCAATCCCGCATTGATAGATTTCTTGTGAGTAACTTGATTTTCCATGATGTATCTAATGTATTTCAGAAGGTCTTACCGTGGAGTTGTTCTAATCATCGTCCTATTCTCATTGAGTGGAGGGAGGTGGTTCCAACTAGTCGACCTTTCAGATTCGAGAACAAGTGGTTGACAAGAGATGATTTTATCTCGAATGTGGAAGGTTGGTGGGCGAGGGAGGTCGTGTTTGGTTCTCCATCATCTAGACTATTTATTAAGCTTAAAAATCTACGGAAGATGCTAAAGAGTTGGTTTGTAGGGGATCGTGCATTGTTTCGCTTCAAGGTTGAGATTTTAAGTCGTGAAATTTTATCAATTGATAGTGTAGAGGAAGTTCGTGATCTCTCTAGTACGGAAATTTCTGCATGA